From the Spiroplasma chrysopicola DF-1 genome, one window contains:
- a CDS encoding ROK family protein: protein MNLVFDIGGLSTKYLLFTSDKTTVICEGQVEYQSLIDNDQIITIVNKVYQKLQISYQIENIAFSSLGVINPLTGEISGLGAIKNYHLVNWKDIFKDKVNVYIENDANCAARYELTINQNITNALMFVIGTGLGGAVIINRQIYHGSHFMAGEFGCGLEEQKGTIYKNISSCSSTYSAIIRYYEKTGIKKTGRELFALYDKDENARTSIDAMVSTLAKGIINFALVIDPDTILIGGGISENTFFLRLLSKEIEKLTKSLGISQTFVLQACQKNNKANLYGALTLIP, encoded by the coding sequence ATGAACTTAGTTTTTGATATTGGGGGATTAAGTACAAAGTATTTATTATTTACCTCTGATAAAACAACAGTTATTTGTGAAGGGCAAGTTGAATACCAATCATTGATTGATAATGATCAAATTATTACGATTGTTAATAAAGTATATCAAAAATTACAAATTAGTTATCAAATTGAAAATATTGCCTTTTCTTCATTAGGAGTTATTAACCCGCTTACGGGTGAAATTTCTGGACTAGGAGCCATTAAAAATTATCATTTAGTTAATTGAAAAGATATTTTTAAAGATAAAGTAAATGTTTACATTGAAAATGATGCTAATTGTGCCGCACGATATGAGTTAACAATAAATCAAAATATTACCAATGCCTTGATGTTTGTCATTGGAACAGGCCTGGGGGGAGCTGTTATCATAAATCGGCAAATTTACCATGGCAGCCATTTTATGGCTGGTGAATTTGGTTGCGGACTAGAAGAACAAAAGGGGACTATTTATAAAAATATTTCCAGTTGTAGTTCCACCTATTCGGCAATCATACGCTATTATGAAAAAACAGGAATTAAAAAAACGGGCCGAGAACTATTTGCCTTATATGACAAAGACGAAAATGCTCGTACAAGTATTGATGCAATGGTTTCTACCCTGGCAAAAGGGATTATTAATTTTGCATTAGTAATTGATCCTGACACTATTTTAATTGGAGGGGGAATCTCAGAAAATACGTTTTTTCTGAGATTATTATCAAAAGAAATTGAAAAACTAACTAAATCGTTAGGAATTTCGCAAACTTTTGTTCTTCAAGCGTGTCAAAAAAATAATAAAGCTAATCTTTATGGAGCTTTAACTTTAATTCCTTAA
- a CDS encoding sodium:calcium antiporter: MTLFSWNIDFFKKLGLYDGPVAQGVVWLIFLVLAVGVVFSAMYLSNFLIAYTARKKIGQSLAGGIILAIITSLPELTIAITMGANNRPEFSLGNTIGSNSYYMALFALASLIFIKRQKFVKINKFHWSLLIEALIFMTILFLAFLPNSFGLNANALLPFLTATIPGIKMSWLWLVFLVSYITLIAVVIHRQRKRMKHQPGLEFHIEPEQHEEKDYKNHLSVKRIAIIFVGLSFLLVFLAFALSITADILPHVYGIPETSVGGLILSFVTNCPELATTFVMFKKNKRMIAFGGLVGSLNFKIVINFFTDLAFRPTGSLGYITGDDPYFLQYSALMLLQLVMLWLTFATVTKKVQHNKPAYIAINASIIATYVITWILLLLLIPQV, encoded by the coding sequence ATGACTTTATTTTCATGGAATATCGATTTTTTTAAAAAACTTGGTCTATATGATGGGCCAGTTGCCCAAGGGGTTGTTTGATTGATTTTTTTGGTTTTAGCAGTTGGAGTTGTATTTAGTGCAATGTATTTATCAAATTTTTTAATTGCTTATACAGCCCGTAAAAAAATTGGTCAGTCATTAGCAGGGGGAATCATTTTAGCAATCATTACATCTCTCCCAGAACTAACGATTGCAATTACAATGGGAGCAAATAATCGCCCAGAGTTTAGCTTAGGAAATACAATAGGTTCCAATTCATATTATATGGCTTTATTTGCCTTAGCAAGCTTAATTTTTATTAAGCGTCAGAAATTTGTTAAAATTAATAAGTTTCATTGAAGTCTATTAATTGAAGCACTTATTTTTATGACAATTTTATTTTTAGCTTTTTTACCAAATTCATTTGGTTTAAATGCTAATGCGTTATTACCATTTTTAACAGCGACAATTCCAGGGATTAAAATGTCATGGCTATGGTTAGTTTTTTTAGTTTCGTATATTACTTTAATTGCTGTTGTTATTCATCGTCAACGAAAAAGAATGAAACACCAACCAGGGCTAGAGTTTCATATTGAACCAGAGCAGCATGAAGAAAAAGATTATAAAAATCATCTATCAGTTAAAAGAATTGCAATAATTTTTGTTGGGTTATCTTTTTTATTAGTCTTTTTGGCTTTTGCCTTATCAATTACCGCTGATATTTTACCACATGTTTATGGTATTCCTGAAACTTCAGTTGGGGGTCTTATTTTATCTTTTGTCACAAACTGCCCAGAATTAGCAACAACATTTGTAATGTTTAAAAAGAATAAAAGAATGATTGCTTTTGGTGGTTTAGTAGGAAGTTTAAACTTTAAAATTGTCATTAACTTTTTTACTGACTTGGCTTTCCGGCCAACAGGATCATTGGGATATATAACTGGTGATGATCCATACTTTTTACAGTATAGTGCTTTAATGCTATTACAATTAGTAATGTTATGATTAACTTTTGCCACTGTTACTAAAAAAGTTCAACATAATAAACCGGCCTACATCGCAATTAATGCCAGTATTATTGCCACTTATGTAATAACTTGAATTTTGCTATTGTTGTTAATCCCACAAGTTTAA
- the leuS gene encoding leucine--tRNA ligase — protein sequence MEFSHKAIEQKWQKYWAEHNTFATNTNFSKKAYILDMFPYPSGAGLHVGHPKGYTATDVISRMRRLQQYNVLHPIGWDAFGLPAEQYALQTGNDPADFTLKNIDNFRNQLKALGFSYDYEKEVNTSAPWYFKTTQWIFEKLYQQGLAEVREVDVNWCPELGTVLANEEVFVVDGKMVSERGSFPVYKKPMKQWVLKITAYAEQLISGLDELDWPQSVKDLQKNWIGKSVGAEIKFAVADMPNEVTVFSTRADTIFGVEYLVLAPEHPLVLSLVTPENLASTKEYLELVKTKTELDRQDTSKEKTGIFLGRYAINPVNNKKIPIWTADYVLSHYGAGAVMAVPGHDERDYLFAKKYNLPISYVIKNSNHNGPFLKDGEHINSDFLDGLNTKQASEKALSVLGEKKIAQPKITYKLKDWLFSRQRYWGEPFPIIHWEDGSISLVPESELPLTLPKMDNITPSTTGESPLANATDWLTVTDATGKKGRRETNTMPQWAGSCWYYLAYPLMIGQEEMLDLASPEGQAALKEWLPVDLYVGGQEHAVLHLLYARFWHKVLFDQNLVPTSEPFIKLVNQGMILGPDGSKMSKSKGNVINPDDIIKSHGADSLRLYEMFMGPIEASLPWNETGLDSMRKWLDRIYRLVKNNNFTTVNDKTLDFAYHQMVKKTTEMLENLSFNTAISQLMVFINACYKTDQPIYQPYFEGFTKILSCFAPHLAEEIWSNFGYQTSINNGQWPIYETKYLQKTTLIVAVQVNGKLRAKLDVPVDTPEAELLLLAKEHENIQGILATHDILKEIVVKNKIVNFVVKAK from the coding sequence ATGGAATTTTCGCATAAAGCAATTGAACAAAAATGACAAAAATATTGAGCAGAACATAATACTTTTGCTACAAATACAAACTTTAGTAAAAAAGCATATATTTTGGACATGTTTCCATATCCTTCAGGGGCTGGTTTACATGTTGGTCATCCAAAAGGTTATACTGCAACAGATGTAATTAGTCGTATGCGTCGTTTACAACAATATAATGTTTTACACCCAATTGGTTGAGATGCTTTTGGTTTACCAGCAGAACAGTATGCTTTACAAACCGGCAATGATCCAGCTGATTTTACACTTAAAAATATTGATAATTTTCGCAATCAATTGAAAGCTTTAGGGTTTAGTTATGATTATGAAAAAGAAGTAAACACTTCAGCACCATGATATTTTAAAACAACTCAATGAATTTTTGAAAAATTGTATCAACAAGGATTAGCAGAAGTACGAGAAGTAGATGTTAATTGATGTCCAGAATTAGGGACAGTTTTAGCTAATGAGGAAGTTTTTGTTGTTGATGGCAAAATGGTTTCTGAGCGAGGAAGTTTCCCAGTTTATAAAAAGCCAATGAAACAATGAGTGTTAAAAATTACGGCTTATGCTGAGCAATTAATAAGTGGTTTGGATGAATTAGATTGACCCCAATCAGTTAAAGATTTACAAAAAAATTGGATTGGTAAATCAGTTGGTGCTGAAATCAAATTTGCTGTTGCTGATATGCCAAACGAAGTTACAGTTTTTTCAACAAGAGCAGATACAATTTTTGGCGTTGAATATCTTGTCCTAGCTCCTGAGCACCCACTAGTTTTATCATTAGTAACACCAGAAAATTTAGCATCCACAAAAGAATATTTAGAATTAGTTAAAACAAAAACAGAATTAGATCGTCAAGATACAAGTAAAGAAAAAACAGGAATCTTTTTAGGCAGATATGCCATTAATCCAGTTAACAATAAAAAAATCCCAATTTGAACAGCCGACTATGTTTTATCCCATTATGGGGCTGGGGCAGTAATGGCTGTGCCAGGACATGATGAACGTGATTATCTATTTGCAAAGAAATATAACTTGCCGATTAGTTATGTTATTAAAAATAGCAATCATAATGGCCCATTTCTAAAAGATGGTGAACACATTAATTCGGATTTTTTGGATGGTCTAAATACCAAACAAGCTAGCGAAAAAGCTTTATCAGTTTTAGGGGAAAAAAAGATTGCACAACCAAAAATAACATATAAACTAAAAGATTGATTATTTTCGCGACAACGTTATTGAGGAGAACCGTTCCCAATTATTCATTGAGAAGATGGCTCAATTTCTCTAGTTCCGGAATCAGAATTACCATTAACATTACCGAAAATGGATAATATTACGCCTTCGACAACGGGGGAGTCACCTTTAGCAAATGCGACAGATTGATTAACTGTTACTGATGCAACAGGTAAAAAAGGGCGACGCGAAACAAATACAATGCCTCAATGAGCGGGAAGTTGCTGATATTATTTAGCTTATCCTTTAATGATAGGGCAAGAAGAAATGTTAGATCTTGCTTCTCCTGAGGGTCAAGCAGCATTAAAAGAATGACTACCAGTTGATTTATATGTTGGTGGTCAAGAACATGCTGTTTTACACTTGTTATATGCTCGTTTTTGGCATAAAGTTTTATTTGATCAAAACTTAGTCCCAACTTCGGAACCTTTTATCAAATTAGTAAATCAAGGAATGATTCTTGGTCCTGATGGTTCAAAAATGAGTAAATCAAAAGGGAATGTGATTAATCCCGATGATATTATTAAATCACATGGCGCCGATAGCTTACGTTTATATGAAATGTTTATGGGGCCAATTGAAGCATCGTTGCCATGGAATGAGACAGGGCTAGATTCAATGCGCAAATGGTTAGATCGGATTTATCGCTTGGTAAAAAATAATAATTTTACAACAGTAAACGATAAAACATTAGACTTTGCGTATCATCAAATGGTTAAAAAAACAACCGAAATGCTGGAAAATTTAAGTTTTAATACGGCAATTTCACAGTTAATGGTTTTTATCAATGCCTGTTATAAAACTGATCAACCAATTTATCAACCATATTTTGAAGGTTTTACAAAAATATTGTCATGTTTTGCCCCACATTTAGCCGAAGAAATTTGAAGTAATTTTGGATATCAAACATCAATTAACAATGGGCAGTGACCAATTTATGAAACAAAGTATTTACAAAAAACGACATTAATTGTTGCAGTACAAGTAAATGGTAAACTGCGAGCAAAATTAGATGTTCCCGTTGATACCCCAGAGGCAGAATTATTACTATTAGCAAAAGAACATGAAAATATTCAAGGAATATTGGCAACGCACGATATTTTAAAAGAAATAGTTGTTAAAAATAAAATAGTTAACTTTGTTGTCAAAGCAAAATAA
- a CDS encoding Cof-type HAD-IIB family hydrolase, with product MSKAIFSDLDGTLLLDNHRFSKETKKIVSKTQKEGIHFVVTTGRLASDAIRQAKKLKAHKYNGFVLANNGAIAFSFKTNSFIWMMVFSNSELEKIFNFTYNKYKVHFFSNNSTYVYEHGENSYYWSKIMKTNYYIVKDVKEITEDITHASVIAPSSLTDQEAQELIETLQKILPQLDITQYNNRVFELSCKGISKGSALRFLSHHLGVEINNTYSFGDSYNDLELIRQAGVGIAVDNAIDELKKLAHETIQSNQKNGPAKYIKEVILEK from the coding sequence ATGAGTAAAGCAATTTTTTCAGATTTAGATGGAACATTATTGCTGGATAATCATCGCTTTAGTAAGGAAACAAAAAAGATTGTTAGCAAAACTCAAAAAGAAGGTATTCATTTTGTTGTGACAACTGGTCGTTTAGCAAGTGATGCTATCCGCCAAGCAAAGAAATTAAAGGCCCATAAATATAATGGTTTTGTCTTAGCAAATAATGGGGCAATTGCTTTTTCATTTAAAACAAATAGTTTTATTTGAATGATGGTTTTTTCAAATAGCGAATTAGAGAAAATTTTTAATTTTACCTATAATAAATATAAGGTTCATTTTTTTAGTAATAATTCAACATATGTCTATGAACATGGGGAAAATTCTTATTATTGATCAAAGATAATGAAAACAAACTATTATATTGTTAAAGATGTGAAAGAAATTACTGAAGATATTACCCACGCAAGTGTGATTGCTCCTAGTTCATTAACTGATCAAGAAGCACAAGAATTAATTGAGACTTTGCAAAAAATTTTACCACAGTTAGATATTACACAATATAATAATCGGGTTTTTGAACTGTCATGTAAAGGAATTTCAAAAGGAAGTGCACTACGATTTTTATCGCATCATCTTGGGGTGGAAATTAATAATACATACTCTTTTGGTGATTCATATAATGATTTAGAATTAATTCGCCAAGCAGGGGTTGGAATTGCTGTTGATAATGCAATTGATGAACTTAAAAAATTAGCCCATGAAACAATTCAATCAAATCAAAAAAATGGCCCCGCAAAATATATTAAAGAAGTAATTTTAGAAAAATAA
- a CDS encoding PTS sugar transporter subunit IIA: protein MQQELFNLNHIYFDVDCKTQKEAFTFIANAFVENDVSNNLKKCFKGLVKREKEGTTGFNDGIAIPHARIKEISRPGLFVFLFKDGIEWKSIDDSKVKLAIALAIPETNSGSEHIKILSSVARKLVDQEFCQNLLSAKSKEAVYKLISEIEIK from the coding sequence ATGCAACAAGAATTATTTAATTTAAACCATATCTATTTTGATGTAGATTGTAAAACTCAAAAAGAAGCCTTTACATTTATTGCTAACGCTTTTGTCGAAAATGACGTTAGTAACAATTTAAAAAAATGTTTTAAAGGATTAGTAAAACGTGAAAAAGAAGGAACAACAGGTTTTAATGATGGTATCGCCATTCCCCATGCGCGAATTAAAGAAATTAGCCGACCGGGGTTATTTGTGTTCTTATTTAAAGATGGAATTGAATGAAAATCAATTGATGATTCAAAAGTTAAATTAGCAATTGCTTTAGCAATTCCAGAAACTAATTCAGGAAGTGAACATATTAAAATTTTATCTTCAGTCGCTCGAAAATTAGTTGACCAAGAGTTTTGTCAAAACTTACTATCAGCAAAATCAAAAGAAGCTGTTTATAAACTAATTAGTGAAATAGAGATTAAATAG
- a CDS encoding class II fructose-bisphosphate aldolase, translating into MKTTLKAQLDKAQREAYAVPAFNFDNLEMLKAIIEGAEEEKAPVIIMVTESAAKYMGFEYVTALGQTAVENAKVPVILHWDHGFDLELIKKAVDNKYTSVMLDASAKPTSENIRETQEIVSYAHQRGVEVESEIGHVGGKEDDRSTTGGNYTTVSAAINFVQQAAVDCLAIAVGTAHGIYHDEVKLQIDRIAEIKAAVKTPLVLHGSSGVPSDQLTLAIKAGICKVNIGTDLKLANVKGIRTWLGANPTGYDARKFGRLAIDEMKIIVKEKIKILNATGKAK; encoded by the coding sequence TTGAAAACAACCTTAAAAGCGCAATTAGATAAGGCCCAAAGAGAAGCATATGCTGTACCAGCCTTTAATTTTGATAATTTAGAAATGCTAAAAGCAATTATTGAAGGAGCAGAAGAAGAAAAAGCCCCTGTAATTATTATGGTGACAGAATCAGCTGCTAAATATATGGGTTTTGAATATGTTACTGCCTTAGGTCAAACAGCGGTTGAAAATGCAAAGGTTCCAGTCATTTTACACTGAGATCATGGTTTTGATTTGGAGTTAATTAAAAAAGCGGTTGATAATAAATATACTTCTGTTATGTTAGATGCCTCAGCCAAACCAACAAGCGAAAATATTCGTGAAACGCAAGAAATAGTTAGTTATGCTCATCAACGAGGGGTTGAAGTTGAATCAGAAATTGGTCATGTTGGGGGAAAAGAAGATGATCGCAGTACAACGGGGGGTAATTATACTACTGTTAGTGCAGCGATTAATTTTGTTCAACAAGCAGCAGTTGATTGTCTGGCAATTGCTGTTGGAACAGCTCATGGAATTTATCATGATGAAGTTAAACTACAAATTGACCGCATTGCTGAAATTAAGGCTGCCGTGAAAACTCCGCTTGTTTTACATGGCTCATCTGGAGTACCAAGTGACCAATTAACCTTAGCAATTAAAGCAGGGATATGCAAAGTTAATATTGGGACTGATCTCAAATTGGCAAATGTAAAGGGAATAAGAACTTGACTTGGTGCTAATCCAACTGGTTATGATGCCCGGAAATTTGGACGACTAGCAATTGATGAAATGAAAATAATAGTTAAGGAAAAAATTAAAATCTTAAATGCAACTGGAAAAGCAAAATAA
- a CDS encoding lipoprotein translates to MKKLLSIIGAISLTATGTTSVVACNEKNQDKPKAVARLETAPNLKKDLSKITPKEQKLLSVNNIYNNYRKKQRYYG, encoded by the coding sequence ATGAAAAAACTTTTAAGTATTATAGGAGCAATTTCTTTAACAGCAACAGGTACAACAAGTGTAGTGGCATGTAATGAAAAGAATCAAGATAAGCCAAAAGCTGTTGCTAGATTAGAAACAGCACCAAACCTAAAAAAAGATTTAAGCAAAATCACACCTAAAGAACAAAAGTTATTATCAGTAAATAATATTTATAACAATTATAGAAAGAAACAAAGGTATTATGGTTAA
- the trxA gene encoding thioredoxin — translation MAVNSITDKENFDSMITKDNMTLIDFYADWCGPCKMIAPIVHELAEEMTNVTFAKVDVDRLGNIAQEYGIMSIPTLIVFKAGKEIKRHTGFMTKDELKKILA, via the coding sequence ATGGCAGTAAATTCAATTACCGATAAAGAAAATTTTGATTCAATGATTACAAAGGATAATATGACATTAATAGATTTTTATGCAGATTGATGTGGCCCTTGTAAAATGATTGCCCCAATTGTGCATGAATTAGCAGAAGAAATGACAAATGTAACTTTTGCAAAAGTAGATGTTGATCGATTAGGGAATATTGCCCAAGAATATGGAATTATGTCAATTCCAACATTAATTGTTTTTAAAGCTGGAAAAGAAATCAAACGTCATACTGGATTTATGACTAAAGATGAGCTTAAAAAAATCTTGGCATAA